In a genomic window of Lacrimispora sp. BS-2:
- the lexA gene encoding transcriptional repressor LexA → MAQERITPKQQEILEYIKETILKKGYPPAVREICEAVCLKSTSSVHSHLETLEEKGYIRRDPTKPRTIEIIDDCFQLTRREVVNVPLLGTVAAGQPLYAEENIENYYPIPADILPNAETFMLKVKGNSMINAGILEGDQIIVEHCPTANNGEIVVALVEDSATVKRFFKEKGHYRLQPENDAMDPIIVDNVEILGKVIGLFRLGIH, encoded by the coding sequence ACAGCAGGAGATTTTAGAATATATAAAGGAAACGATTCTAAAGAAGGGCTATCCGCCGGCAGTCAGGGAGATCTGCGAAGCCGTCTGTTTAAAATCAACATCATCCGTCCACTCCCACCTGGAAACGCTTGAGGAAAAGGGATACATAAGAAGAGATCCTACCAAGCCCAGGACCATCGAAATCATAGACGATTGTTTCCAGCTGACACGCCGGGAGGTTGTAAATGTTCCGCTGCTTGGAACCGTAGCTGCCGGACAGCCTCTTTATGCAGAGGAAAACATTGAAAACTATTATCCCATACCCGCTGACATTCTCCCAAACGCCGAGACCTTTATGTTAAAAGTTAAGGGAAACAGCATGATCAACGCAGGCATTCTCGAGGGTGATCAGATTATTGTTGAACACTGTCCAACAGCCAATAACGGAGAAATCGTGGTGGCATTGGTTGAAGATTCTGCAACTGTAAAACGGTTTTTTAAAGAAAAAGGACATTACCGCCTGCAGCCGGAGAATGATGCCATGGACCCGATTATTGTAGACAATGTGGAAATCCTGGGTAAAGTAATCGGTTTGTTCCGTTTGGGAATTCATTAA